In Nocardioides sp. InS609-2, a single genomic region encodes these proteins:
- a CDS encoding IS630 family transposase: MANRPAPALVLRDGDRDKLERLTRSSTVSAGAAQRARIVLLAADGVPNDQICELVGCGRQKVLQWRGRYQGKGMAGLLDRQRPGRPRTIDHRKIVAETLKPPPKKLGVTHWSTRLLAARLKVSAYTVAEAWRSYGVKPWRSESFRFSTDPELEAKVIDIVGLYLNPPENAIVLCVDEKSQIQALDRTMPVLPMQPGLVERRSHDYVRHGTTTLFAALEIATGKVTAALKPRHRNQEFLAFLKQVERAYRDVVDETGQPVDLHLVMDNYAAHKHTNVKNWLIENPRFKIHFTPTHASWMNLVEVWFSLIERQAIRRGVFTSVKDLNTKIRTYIDCWNERSHPFVWTRTADEILTKANRMKTSNPDH, from the coding sequence ATGGCGAATCGACCTGCTCCGGCCCTGGTGCTGCGTGATGGTGACCGGGACAAGCTCGAGCGACTGACTCGCTCCTCGACGGTCTCGGCTGGTGCGGCTCAACGGGCTCGGATCGTGTTGCTGGCAGCCGACGGGGTGCCGAACGACCAGATCTGCGAGCTCGTCGGGTGCGGCCGTCAGAAGGTGCTGCAGTGGCGGGGCCGCTACCAGGGCAAGGGCATGGCCGGGCTCCTCGACCGGCAGCGTCCGGGCCGTCCGCGCACGATCGACCATCGCAAAATCGTGGCCGAGACACTGAAGCCCCCGCCGAAGAAGCTCGGCGTGACGCACTGGTCCACGCGGCTGTTGGCGGCTCGGTTGAAGGTCAGCGCCTACACCGTCGCGGAGGCTTGGCGTTCCTACGGGGTCAAGCCGTGGCGCTCGGAGTCGTTCCGGTTCTCCACCGATCCCGAACTCGAGGCCAAGGTCATCGACATCGTCGGGCTGTACCTGAACCCGCCAGAGAACGCGATCGTGCTGTGCGTGGACGAGAAGTCCCAGATCCAGGCACTGGACCGCACCATGCCGGTCCTTCCGATGCAACCCGGGCTCGTCGAACGCCGCTCTCACGACTACGTCCGCCACGGCACCACCACCTTGTTCGCCGCGCTGGAGATCGCCACCGGGAAGGTCACCGCCGCTCTCAAGCCGCGGCACCGCAACCAAGAGTTCCTCGCGTTCCTCAAGCAGGTCGAACGCGCCTACCGCGACGTCGTCGACGAGACCGGCCAGCCCGTCGATCTGCACCTGGTGATGGACAACTACGCCGCCCACAAACACACCAACGTGAAGAACTGGCTCATCGAGAACCCGCGCTTCAAGATCCACTTCACCCCGACCCACGCCTCCTGGATGAACCTCGTCGAGGTCTGGTTCTCCCTCATCGAACGCCAAGCCATCCGCCGCGGCGTGTTCACCTCGGTCAAGGACCTCAACACCAAGATCCGCACCTACATCGACTGCTGGAACGAACGCTCCCACCCCTTCGTCTGGACCAGGACCGCCGACGAGATCCTCACCAAAGCCAACCGGATGAAGACTTCAAATCCGGACCACTAG